In Carassius auratus strain Wakin unplaced genomic scaffold, ASM336829v1 scaf_tig00217381, whole genome shotgun sequence, a single genomic region encodes these proteins:
- the LOC113100859 gene encoding C-C chemokine receptor type 4-like translates to MDETYTESMNTTTFDYYEADACSTNGSQLNPDLKAAIFYMVFGLGLIGNITVLWVLLKIMHVKNMTNLCLLNLALSDLLMVLSLPCWGLYVQGHYLKANEMCKAMAGTYQVGFYSGILFVTLMSVDRYLVIVHAVAVLGAKMLRYGIIVSLIIWIVSICAALPEAIFASMVTEDSITSCQRVYPAGSAQRWKLFRNFGENTVGLFISLPTLTYCYFRVLMVVKNTKNSKKERAIKLILGIVIVFVVFWVPYNVVVFLKTLQEFGILTSCKVYLHINMAMDLTETIALTHCCVNPVIYAFVGEKFRKCLASMFSRYLVCVKTYQLTSTQYKISENETSNTAIIFTSTKSTQV, encoded by the exons ATGGATGAAACATATACAGAGAG CATGAATACAACAACATTTGATTACTACGAAGCAGACGCCTGCTCGACTAATGGTTCACAGCTGAATCCAGATCTCAAGGCTGCCATTTTCTACATGGTTTTTGGACTTGGCCTTATTGGCAACATCACTGTCTTATGGGTCCTCTTGAAAATCATGCATGTGAAAAATATGACAAATCTCTGCCTGCTGAATCTGGCTCTGTCAGACCTACTAATGGTCCTCTCACTGCCCTGCTGGGGTCTCTATGTTCAGGGCCACTACTTAAAAGCCAATGAAATGTGTAAAGCAATGGCAGGTACATACCAAGTGGGATTTTACAGCGGAATCTTGTTTGTTACCCTGATGAGCGTGGATCGGTACTTGGTCATCGTACATGCTGTTGCAGTGCTGGGAGCGAAGATGCTGCGTTACGGAATTATAGTTAGTCTCATTATTTGGATTGTTTCAATCTGTGCTGCCCTTCCAGAGGCCATCTTTGCATCAATGGTCACAGAGGACAGTATCACCAGCTGTCAGAGAGTTTATCCTGCTGGGTCAGCCCAAAGGTGGAAGCTCTTCCGTAACTTTGGTGAAAATACAGTAGGACTGTTCATCTCTTTGCCCACTTTAACCTACTGCTACTTCAGGGTCCTAATGGttgtgaaaaacacaaaaaactcaAAAAAGGAACGGGCCATAAAGCTCATCTTAGGCATTGTCATCGTGTTTGTGGTCTTCTGGGTGCCCTACAATGTGGTGGTGTTTCTGAAAACCTTGCAGGAGTTTGGCATTCTTACTAGCTGTAAGGTTTATCTTCATATCAACATGGCCATGGACTTGACAGAGACAATCGCACTAACTCACTGCTGTGTAAATCCGGTCATTTATGCTTTTGTTGGAGAAAAGTTTAGGAAATGCCTAGCAAGTATGTTTTCAAGATATCTTGTGTGTGTGAAGACCTACCAATTGACATCTACACAATACAAAATTTCAGAGAATGAAACTTCCAACACAGCAATTATTTTTACATCTACCAAAAGTACACAAGTTTAG